GCCCGCAATGGTGACCCCGACCGCCCCGATTCCGGCCCACACCGCATACGCCGTGCCCACCGGCAGGTGTTTGACCACCAGCGCCAGGATCACGAAGCTGGCCACCGCGGCGACCACGCACACCACGCTCGGCCACAGCCGGGTGAAGCCCTCGGACTGTTTGATCGCCAGCGCCCAGACGATCTCCAGCAGTCCGGCGAAGACCAGCAGAACCCACGACATCGTCGCCTCCGGGTCGTCAGGCGTTGTATCCGCCGTCGACGGTCAAGGTGGTGCCGTTGACGTACTGGCCATCCGGGCCGGCGAGATAGGCGACCGCCGCGGCGATCTCACTGGCCTGCCCGTAGCGGCCGAGCGGGATGTTGGGCAGATCGGCGGCGGCCTCCGGACTGTCGGCCGGATTCATCTCGGTGTCGGTGTTGCCCGGTTGCACCACGTTGGCGGTGATACCGCGGGGTCCGAGGTCGCGAGCCAGTCCGCGTGCCATGCCGGCCACCGCGGCTTTTGTCGCCGAGTACAGCGTGATCCCGGGGAACGGCACGTGATCGGCCAGGTTGCTGCCGATCGTGATGATCCGGCCGCCCTCGCCCATCACCGCCGCTGCGGCCTGGCTGAACAGGAACGGTGCGCGGATGTGCAGATCGATGGCCTGATCGATTTCCTCGGTGCTGACCTGATCGAGTGGGCCGTTCGGGAAGACGCCGGCGTTGTTCACCAGGATGTCGAGGCGGCCGAACGTCGCGATCACCGCATCCACGGCTTGCCGCGCGGCGTCGGGTGCGGCGCTGTCGACCTGCAGCGCAACAGCTTTCGCTCCCGACTCGGTGATCGTATCGACCACCGAGTCGGCCCGCTGCGGCGACGAGTTGTAGGTGATCGCGACGCCGGCGCCGTCGGCGGCCAGTCGTTGCGCGATCGCGGCGCCGATTCCGCGGCTGCCTCCGGTGACCAGCGCGACTTTCGATGTCAGTGACATGCCGGAGCTCCAATCAATTTTGTAATGAATACTACAAATATAAACTCATTCCATGTCCCGTCAACCCTCAGGCCGCCGCGGCCGCCCCCGTGCGTTCGATCGGGAAACCGCGCTGCAGGCGGCGCTGGACGTGTTCTGGGAGCGGGGTTACGAGGGCACCCGGGTCAGCGACCTGACCGCGGCGATGGGCCTCAACGCCCCGAGCCTGTACGCCACCTTCGGTTCCAAGGAGGATCTGTTCCGCGAAGCGGTCGCGTACTACAACGCGCCCGACCGCTCGCCGACCACGATCGCGCTGCAGCGTCCCGGCCCGGTTCGGGATGCCGTGGAGGCCATGCTGCGCGACAACGTCCGCGACTATGCGGACCCCTCGACCCCACCGGGATGCCTGATCGTGCTCGCCGCCATCGCCTACTCGACCGAAACCGAGGTGATGCGCGACCTGCTCAAGAACTGCCGCGACGAGGACCGCGCGCGGTTGCTGGCACGGATCCGCGGGGGCATGGCCGACGGGGAGTTGCCCGCGGATCTCGACGCGCAGCGGCTGGCCTCGTTCATGATCACGGTGCTCTACGGACTGTCCATCCAGGCCAGGGACGGCGTTTCCGGGGCCGACATGGACGCCACGGTGGACCTGGCAATGACGGCCTGGGACAACGCTGTTGGATGAGCGCGCCGGTCGGTTGCGGCAAGATGGTGCCGCGGGCCCCGGGCATGCCTACCCTTGGAATCGAGGAGGCAGCGATGACTGGTCGAGTTGTGCATTTCGAAGTGCCGTTCAGTGACGGTGAGCGCGCCAAGAATTTCTATCGGGAGGTGTTCGGCTGGCAGGTCAACGAGTATCCCGAGATGGACTACACCGGAGTGGCGACCGGACCGGTCGCCGAGACCGGGATGCCCGCCGAACCCGGATACATCGGTGGCGGCATGTTCGAACGCAGACCGGAATACCCGAAGGGGCCGGTGATCACCATCGACGTGCCGAGCATCGACGAGGCGCTGTCGACCATCCGCTCCAAGGGCGGTGAGCAGGTCGGCGAGAAGATCGCCGTGGGCGAGATGGGATTCGCCGCCTACTTCACCGATCCCGAGGGCAATGTGCTCGGCTTGTGGGAGAACGCAGCCCCCTCGTAAGAGCGGGCTACCAGTGCACCCCGGGGACCATTCGGACCGCCCGCTTGACCGGGCGGGCCACCGTCCGCGGCACCCGCAGTGCACGGGTACCGCGCACCGGCCGCTTCGGCCGCCGTTGCGCCGCCGCGGCGGTGCCCGCGGCACCCCCGCCGCTCACCCCACGCGCGGCGGCCGAGTCGGGGTAGCCCAGGTACAGCTGATGCAGAACGCGGCGCGAAAGTTTCGGGGTCAGGTAGTTACCGAAATCGGCCAAGGTGCCCAACGGCGTATCGATCCGCGCCGGCTTGTCCACCAGACCGCGCACCACCATCGCCGCGGCATGCTCGGCGGAGATCGGCGGCACGGGGTTGAGCTTGCGCGACGGTGCGATCATCGGGGTCTTCACCAGGGGCATATGGATGTTGGTGAACGTGATGTGATCCGAGAGGGTTTCGGTGCCGACCACCTCGGAGAACGCGTCGAGCGCCGCCTTGGACGGAAGGTAGGCACTGTACTTCGGGGTGTTGGCCTGCACCCCGGCGCTGGACACGTTGACGACGTGGCCGAACCGGCGTTCGCGCCAGTGTGGCAGCAGCGCCAGCACCATGCGTACCGAGCCGAAGTAGTTGACCGCCATCACCCGCTCGTAGTCGTGCAGCCGGTCCGTCGAGTTCGTCACCGATCGGCGGATGGAACGGCCGGCGTTGTTGACGAGGTAGTCCACATGGTCGAACCGGCCGAGAATGTCCTTGACGGTGGTTTCGACCGACGCCGAATCGGTGACGTCACAGGTGAATGCGTAGGCCTGCCCGCCGGTCGAGCGGATCTCCGTCACCAGATCGTCGAGCGCCGCGCCGTTTCGGGCCAGGGCGAAGACGCAGGCACCGCGTTCGGCGATGGCGATCGCCGAGGCCCGGCCGATACCGCTCGAGGCGCCGGTGATGATGACGTGCTTGCCGACCAGCGGGCCGGCCGGATGGTCGCGACGGGCCCGATCGGGATCGAGATGCTCGGCCCAGTATCGCCACAGTTTCGGTGCGTACGAAGCGAATTCGGGCACCTCGATCCCGGTGCCGCGCAGCGCCGCGGTGGTGTGGTCCGCGGTGAAGGTCGGCCGCAACTCGGCCACGTCGAGGACGTCGCCCGGGATGCCCAGCTGGGCGGCGATGATGTTGCGCACGGCCTTGACCCGTCCCCGGGCATGCAACACCGGTGCCGCGGTGGCTCGCGGCAGCGAGCCGCGCAACGGCGGCAGCCCGGCCTCTGCGGCCACTCCGCGGTAGATGTCGCGCAGTCCGATGGTCTTCGGTGCGGTCAGGTGGAACGTCTCGCCGTCTTTGCCGTCGGTGTGCATGAGGTGGACGACGGCTTCAACCACAAAGTCCACCGGCACGACGTTGGTGCGACCCGAGTCGGGCAACATCATCGGGGTGAAGTTCGGCAATGCCGCCAGCCGTGACAGAACTCCGAAGAAGTAGTAGGGCCCGTCGACCTTGTCCATCTCGCCGGTCTGCGAATCGCCGACCACGACCGCCGGCCGGTACACGCGGTAGCGCAGCCCGGGCGTCGAGCGCACCAGCAGTTCGGCCTCGAACTTGGTCTGGTGATACGGCGTGGGCAGGTCCTGGGCGACGTCGAAGTCGTCCTCGGTGAACACGCCGCGATGGTTGCCGGCCACCGCGATCGAGGACACGTGGTGCAACGTGGCGTCCAGCCGCCGGGCCAGCTCGATCACCGCCCGGGTGCCGTCCACGTTGGCGGCCCGCTGCTCGGCTTCACCGACGGTCATGTCATAGATCGCCGCGCAGTGCACCACGTGCGAGACGTCGCCCAGATCGGCGATGTCGGTGTCCGACAGCCCCAGGTCGGCCACTGTCAGGTCTCCGACCAGCGGTTTCACTCGGTCGTCCCAGTCCTGGGCCAACCGTTCGAACCGCGCCAACGACTCGCGGCGCACCAGCACCCACAGCTCGGCGCCGGGTTCGCGGGACAGAATCCGGCTGATCACTCGGCGGCCGATAAACCCGGTACCGCCGGTAACGACATAACGCATGCGAGCCATCGTGGCCCTAGATCGGGCAAACGTCAACACGGGCGGTGGACTCAACTATCGTCGGCACGCATGCCCCTCAATCCGAACGCCATTGGCGAGACGACCGATCCGATTTCGTTCGACTGGACCGACCGCGACACCCTGCTGTACGCCATCGGTGTCGGCGCGGGTACCGATGACCTCGCGTTCACCACCGAGAACAGTCACGAGATCGAGCAGCAGGTGTTACCCACCTACGCGGTGATCGCCTGCTCGGCTTTTCCGGCCGCGCTCAAGATCGGCACCTTCAACTTCAGCATGCTGCTGC
The genomic region above belongs to Mycolicibacterium sp. HK-90 and contains:
- a CDS encoding multidrug efflux SMR transporter, whose translation is MSWVLLVFAGLLEIVWALAIKQSEGFTRLWPSVVCVVAAVASFVILALVVKHLPVGTAYAVWAGIGAVGVTIAGVVLFSDALTPLRMTFIALIVVGLVGLRFVEQ
- a CDS encoding 3-oxoacyl-ACP reductase family protein: MSLTSKVALVTGGSRGIGAAIAQRLAADGAGVAITYNSSPQRADSVVDTITESGAKAVALQVDSAAPDAARQAVDAVIATFGRLDILVNNAGVFPNGPLDQVSTEEIDQAIDLHIRAPFLFSQAAAAVMGEGGRIITIGSNLADHVPFPGITLYSATKAAVAGMARGLARDLGPRGITANVVQPGNTDTEMNPADSPEAAADLPNIPLGRYGQASEIAAAVAYLAGPDGQYVNGTTLTVDGGYNA
- a CDS encoding TetR/AcrR family transcriptional regulator; translation: MSRQPSGRRGRPRAFDRETALQAALDVFWERGYEGTRVSDLTAAMGLNAPSLYATFGSKEDLFREAVAYYNAPDRSPTTIALQRPGPVRDAVEAMLRDNVRDYADPSTPPGCLIVLAAIAYSTETEVMRDLLKNCRDEDRARLLARIRGGMADGELPADLDAQRLASFMITVLYGLSIQARDGVSGADMDATVDLAMTAWDNAVG
- a CDS encoding VOC family protein; the encoded protein is MTGRVVHFEVPFSDGERAKNFYREVFGWQVNEYPEMDYTGVATGPVAETGMPAEPGYIGGGMFERRPEYPKGPVITIDVPSIDEALSTIRSKGGEQVGEKIAVGEMGFAAYFTDPEGNVLGLWENAAPS
- a CDS encoding SDR family oxidoreductase — encoded protein: MRYVVTGGTGFIGRRVISRILSREPGAELWVLVRRESLARFERLAQDWDDRVKPLVGDLTVADLGLSDTDIADLGDVSHVVHCAAIYDMTVGEAEQRAANVDGTRAVIELARRLDATLHHVSSIAVAGNHRGVFTEDDFDVAQDLPTPYHQTKFEAELLVRSTPGLRYRVYRPAVVVGDSQTGEMDKVDGPYYFFGVLSRLAALPNFTPMMLPDSGRTNVVPVDFVVEAVVHLMHTDGKDGETFHLTAPKTIGLRDIYRGVAAEAGLPPLRGSLPRATAAPVLHARGRVKAVRNIIAAQLGIPGDVLDVAELRPTFTADHTTAALRGTGIEVPEFASYAPKLWRYWAEHLDPDRARRDHPAGPLVGKHVIITGASSGIGRASAIAIAERGACVFALARNGAALDDLVTEIRSTGGQAYAFTCDVTDSASVETTVKDILGRFDHVDYLVNNAGRSIRRSVTNSTDRLHDYERVMAVNYFGSVRMVLALLPHWRERRFGHVVNVSSAGVQANTPKYSAYLPSKAALDAFSEVVGTETLSDHITFTNIHMPLVKTPMIAPSRKLNPVPPISAEHAAAMVVRGLVDKPARIDTPLGTLADFGNYLTPKLSRRVLHQLYLGYPDSAAARGVSGGGAAGTAAAAQRRPKRPVRGTRALRVPRTVARPVKRAVRMVPGVHW